The following are encoded in a window of Cinclus cinclus chromosome 32, bCinCin1.1, whole genome shotgun sequence genomic DNA:
- the CDC37 gene encoding hsp90 co-chaperone Cdc37, which produces MVDYSVWDHIEVSDDEDETHPNIDTASLFRWRHQARVERMEQFQKEKEELDKGCRECKRKLAECQKKMKELEVADPESGKGELEKLQAEAQQLKNEEKSWENKLEELRKKEKNMPWNVDTLSKDGFSKSVFNVKPEEKEETEEQKEEKHKTFVERYEKQIKHFGMLRRWDDSQKYLSDNPHLVCEETANYLVIWCIDLEVEEKHALMEQVAHQTIVMQFILELAKSLKVDPRACFRQFFTKIKTANLQYLEGFTEELEAFKERARGRARARLEKALKEYEEEERQKRLGPGGLDPVDVYESLPPELQKCFDVKDVQMLQDTISKMDQTEAKYHMQRCIDSGLWVPNAKGGEGAEKGAGEATYEEIKKENGAEDKAKP; this is translated from the exons ATGGTGGATTACAGCGTGTGGGACCACATCGAGGTCTCGGACGACGAAGACGAGACTCACCCCAATATCGACACCGCCAGTCTCTTCCGATGGCGGCACCAG GCCCGAGTGGAGCGGATGGAGCAGTtccagaaggagaaggaggagctgGATAAAGGCTGCAGGGAGTGCAAGAGGAAACTCGCCGAGTgccagaagaaaatgaaggagCTGGAAGTGGCCGACCCGGAGAGCGGGAAAGGGGAGCTGGAGAAGCTCCAGGCCGAGGCCCAGCAGCTGAAGAACGAGGAAAAGAGCTGGGAGAACaagctggaggagctgaggaagaaggagaagaacaTGCCCTGGAACGTGGACACGCTCAGCAAGGACGGGTTCAGCAAG AGCGTTTTCAACGTGAAACccgaggagaaggaggagaccgaagagcagaaggaagagaaacacaaaaccTTCGTGGAGCGATACGAGAAGCAGATTAAACACTTTG GGATGCTGAGGCGTTGGGATGACAGCCAAAAATACCTCTCAGATAACCCTCACCTGGTGTGTGAGGAGACAGCCAATTACCTGGTGATCTGGTGCATCGACCTGGAGGTGGAGGAG aaacACGCCCTGATGGAGCAGGTTGCCCACCAGACCATTGTCATGCAGTTCATCCTGGAGCTGGCCAAGAGCCTCAAGGTGGATCCCAGGGCTTGTTTCCGGCAGTTCTTCACCAAaattaag ACAGCGAATCTGCAATACCTGGAAGGGTTCACGGAGGAGCTGGAGGCTTTCAAGGAGCGGGCGaggggccgggcccgggccaggcTGGAGAAGGCCCTGAAGGAAtatgaggaagaggagaggcagaaacGCCTCGGGCCGGGGGGGCTCGACCCCGTGGACGTCTACGAGTCCCTGCCCCCC gagctgcagaaatgcTTCGATGTCAAAGATGTTCAGATGCTTCAGGACACAATCAGCAAAATGGACCAAACC GAGGCCAAGTACCACATGCAGCGCTGCATCGACTCGGGGCTCTGGGTGCCCAACGCcaaaggaggggaaggggcagagaaaggagcaggGGAAGCCACGTACGAGGAGATCAAGAAGGAAAACGGAGCCGAGGACAAAGCAAAACCCTGA
- the LOC134055509 gene encoding non-receptor tyrosine-protein kinase TYK2-like: protein MGSGGSAGRRERERPGRAGSAAAMSPCGRGMKAEAEGRGFPAGPGVKVFLHWSGGREQERYQVYSQGSLSAEEICMDLAQRIGEGFRARHRAWTCF, encoded by the exons ATGGGAAGCGGCGGCTCTGCGGGACGGAGGGAGCGggagcggccgggccgggccgggtcgG ctgctgccatgtccCCGTGCGGGCGAGGGATGAAGGCGGAGGCCGAAGGCCGCGGGTTCCCGGCGGGACCCGGGGTCAAGGTGTTCCTGCACTGGAGtgggggcagggagcaggaaagGTACCAGGTGTATTCCCAAGGATCCCTGAGCGCCGAGGAGATCTGCATGGACCTGGCCCAGAGGATTGGTGAGGGGTTCAGGGCTCGGCACCGAGCCTGGACAtgcttttag